The Mesorhizobium sp. NBSH29 genome has a segment encoding these proteins:
- a CDS encoding TPM domain-containing protein — MSTVTPQTLSQDDHVRVTAAIKAAEKTTNGEIYCVLARSSDSYFYPAAFTLSIAMLVVSIVAAYALEYWWYGVQLHVFVAAQVLALGSALSLLWALPGMAIWLVPAGLKYRRAHANAARQFLARNVHRTRARTGVLLFVSLAERYAEVLADAGINEMVGQETWDKVVTLLITEARHHRHADGFVAAIEVVGNVLALHFPVSEGDINELDDHLVEI, encoded by the coding sequence ATGAGCACGGTAACCCCGCAGACGCTTTCGCAAGATGACCACGTCCGCGTCACCGCTGCCATTAAGGCAGCGGAAAAGACAACCAACGGCGAAATCTACTGCGTCTTAGCCCGCTCCAGCGACAGCTATTTCTACCCGGCCGCCTTCACTCTTTCGATCGCCATGCTGGTTGTCAGCATCGTTGCGGCCTATGCGCTGGAATATTGGTGGTACGGCGTACAGCTACACGTTTTCGTGGCCGCACAGGTGCTGGCCTTGGGATCGGCACTTAGCCTGCTCTGGGCGTTGCCTGGCATGGCAATCTGGCTGGTACCGGCTGGGCTGAAATATCGCCGCGCCCATGCCAATGCAGCGCGCCAGTTTCTCGCCCGCAACGTACACCGCACCAGGGCCCGAACGGGGGTGCTTTTATTCGTCTCACTTGCCGAGCGCTACGCCGAAGTACTGGCCGATGCAGGCATCAACGAAATGGTTGGGCAGGAAACCTGGGACAAAGTGGTCACCCTGCTGATAACCGAGGCGCGACATCACCGCCATGCCGACGGCTTTGTCGCTGCCATCGAAGTGGTGGGGAACGTTTTGGCGCTGCATTTTCCAGTGTCTGAAGGCGACATCAATGAGCTGGACGACCATCTGGTTGAAATATGA
- a CDS encoding primosomal protein N' → MKQDSPLFDLELETRSVPVLVPVPTERPYSYAVPAGMRVEPGSIVQVPLGPRQVAGIVWDQDSGFVDPKKLRPITHVFDCPPIDHGLRRLVDWISSYTLSAPGMVARMLLRAPEAFDPLPWTEGLRHAGTEPDRMTAARARVLDLAVDGMAWTRSGLAHAAGVSLSVVDGLRAQGVFEEVMIPPRPVVAEPDPGFAVPELNQEQRAAADTLRAQANADVFSVTVIDGVTGSGKTEVYFEAVAAVIEQGKQVLILLPEIALTQAFLERFHDRFGAKPAEWHSDLPPKMRERVWRQVAEGTVRVVAGARSALFLPFNNLGLIIVDEEHDPAYKQEDRVYYHARDMAVVRGHISNFPVVLASATPSIETQVNAQQGRYQRIPLPQRFAEAALPDIRAIDMRKAPPARGGFLSPALLGAMKATLARGEQSLLFLNRRGYAPLTLCRSCGHRFQCPDCSSWLVEHRFRGQLVCHHCGHNERRPDSCPECGTLDHLVACGPGVERIAEEVVQHFPDARTIVLSSDILGGVKRLRLELDAIAKGEADIVVGTQLVAKGHNFPNMTLVGVVDADLGLANGDPRAAERTFQLLNQVTGRAGRTGKESHGLLQTYQPDHPVMRALVSGDADAFYEREIAERERAMLPPFGRLAGIIVSAATRAEAESYARALRRAAPPSTEIDVLGPAEAPLALIGGRHRFRLLLQGARRSDMQSYIRNLISAGPKVHGSVRVQVDIDPQSFL, encoded by the coding sequence ATGAAGCAAGATTCGCCACTGTTTGATCTCGAGCTCGAGACGCGGTCCGTGCCGGTGCTGGTTCCCGTACCTACGGAGCGGCCCTACAGCTATGCCGTGCCGGCGGGAATGCGTGTCGAGCCCGGTTCCATCGTCCAGGTGCCGCTTGGCCCGCGCCAGGTGGCGGGAATTGTCTGGGACCAGGACAGCGGCTTCGTTGACCCGAAGAAACTGCGGCCGATAACCCATGTCTTCGACTGTCCTCCCATTGACCATGGGTTGCGCAGGCTGGTGGACTGGATTTCATCCTACACCCTATCGGCCCCCGGCATGGTGGCCCGCATGCTCTTGCGCGCACCTGAAGCGTTTGACCCCTTGCCTTGGACCGAAGGCCTGCGTCACGCCGGTACAGAGCCTGACCGGATGACGGCTGCACGGGCCCGCGTGCTCGACCTGGCAGTCGATGGAATGGCATGGACCCGCTCCGGGCTTGCCCATGCGGCGGGGGTTTCCTTGAGCGTCGTTGACGGACTGAGGGCGCAAGGAGTGTTTGAGGAAGTCATGATCCCGCCGCGCCCGGTCGTGGCTGAACCCGACCCTGGCTTTGCGGTCCCTGAGCTGAATCAGGAGCAGCGCGCGGCTGCCGACACGCTCCGCGCGCAGGCTAATGCCGATGTCTTCAGTGTGACCGTGATCGATGGTGTGACCGGCTCGGGCAAGACCGAGGTCTATTTCGAGGCTGTGGCGGCGGTAATTGAACAAGGCAAACAGGTGCTGATCTTGCTGCCCGAGATCGCGCTGACGCAAGCCTTTCTGGAACGTTTCCACGACCGCTTTGGTGCAAAGCCGGCCGAGTGGCATTCTGACTTGCCACCCAAGATGCGCGAGCGCGTCTGGCGTCAGGTGGCTGAGGGAACGGTTCGTGTCGTTGCTGGCGCGCGGTCGGCACTTTTCCTCCCGTTCAACAATCTTGGCCTGATTATCGTCGATGAGGAACATGACCCTGCCTACAAGCAGGAAGACCGCGTCTATTACCACGCCCGCGACATGGCGGTGGTGCGCGGCCATATCAGCAATTTTCCGGTTGTCCTTGCCTCGGCAACGCCGTCGATTGAAACGCAGGTCAATGCGCAACAAGGGCGCTATCAGCGGATACCCTTGCCACAGCGCTTTGCTGAGGCCGCGCTGCCCGACATCCGTGCCATCGACATGCGCAAGGCGCCTCCCGCCCGTGGCGGTTTCCTGTCGCCGGCCTTGCTTGGTGCAATGAAGGCAACGCTGGCGCGCGGCGAACAGTCGCTGCTGTTCCTCAACCGGCGCGGTTACGCACCGCTGACGCTCTGCCGGTCCTGTGGGCATCGCTTCCAATGTCCCGATTGCTCAAGCTGGCTCGTGGAACATCGTTTTCGCGGACAGTTGGTCTGCCACCATTGCGGCCATAATGAACGTCGGCCCGATTCGTGCCCCGAATGCGGAACCCTCGATCACTTAGTCGCGTGCGGACCAGGCGTCGAACGTATCGCGGAAGAAGTCGTGCAGCATTTCCCCGACGCGCGCACCATCGTACTGTCGTCTGATATTTTGGGCGGGGTCAAACGCTTGAGGCTCGAGCTTGATGCCATCGCCAAGGGCGAGGCCGACATTGTCGTGGGCACCCAACTGGTCGCTAAGGGCCACAATTTTCCCAACATGACATTGGTAGGCGTGGTCGACGCCGACCTCGGTTTGGCTAATGGCGATCCACGCGCCGCCGAAAGAACTTTTCAATTACTAAACCAGGTAACGGGCCGCGCCGGCAGGACCGGCAAGGAGAGCCACGGCCTCCTGCAAACGTATCAACCCGATCATCCAGTCATGCGCGCACTGGTTTCCGGCGACGCCGATGCATTTTACGAACGTGAAATTGCCGAACGCGAACGCGCCATGCTTCCCCCGTTTGGCCGGCTGGCCGGCATTATTGTCAGCGCAGCGACAAGAGCGGAGGCCGAAAGCTATGCTCGCGCACTCAGGCGCGCAGCACCACCCTCGACCGAGATCGACGTGCTGGGCCCCGCAGAAGCTCCACTGGCGCTCATCGGTGGTCGCCATCGCTTCCGGCTCTTGCTGCAAGGCGCGCGGCGATCGGACATGCAAAGCTACATCCGAAATCTGATCTCCGCGGGGCCAAAGGTCCATGGCTCGGTTCGTGTCCAGGTGGATATCGACCCGCAGAGCTTTTTGTAG
- a CDS encoding LemA family protein — protein MSRVRTARLPDNRARLMLTALVLMLLLPFLTACGYNTIPTAEEQAKASWSEVLNQYQRRADLIPNLVETVKGYASHERETLEAVIEARSKATQVTINADALSNPEMFKQFQENQAGLTSALSRLLAVAENYPDLKANQNFLALQAQLEGTENRIAVARRDYIEQVRVYNTTLRTFPSILWAKFWFTGNQPFQNFTVAEDKLDAPKVDFGTPKQGG, from the coding sequence ATGTCACGTGTCCGCACTGCCCGCCTGCCGGACAACCGTGCCCGGCTTATGCTGACGGCACTGGTCCTGATGCTTTTGCTGCCTTTTTTGACCGCCTGTGGCTACAACACCATACCCACCGCCGAAGAACAGGCCAAAGCCTCATGGAGCGAAGTGCTAAACCAATATCAGCGCCGCGCCGACCTCATTCCCAACCTGGTTGAAACCGTAAAAGGCTATGCCAGCCATGAGCGCGAAACGCTGGAAGCCGTCATCGAGGCGCGCTCCAAGGCCACACAAGTCACCATCAACGCAGACGCTCTCAGCAACCCCGAAATGTTCAAGCAGTTTCAGGAAAATCAGGCCGGCCTGACCAGCGCCTTGTCTCGCCTGCTGGCAGTTGCCGAAAACTATCCCGATCTCAAGGCCAACCAGAATTTCCTCGCCCTGCAGGCGCAGCTTGAAGGCACCGAAAACCGCATCGCCGTCGCCCGCCGCGACTATATCGAGCAGGTGCGCGTCTACAACACGACACTGCGGACCTTCCCCTCGATCCTCTGGGCAAAATTCTGGTTCACCGGCAACCAGCCGTTCCAAAACTTCACCGTGGCCGAAGATAAGCTCGATGCGCCGAAAGTAGATTTCGGAACCCCGAAGCAGGGCGGCTAA
- a CDS encoding GNAT family N-acetyltransferase: protein MKTLTIDIRKAEPHDADAIAEVHHTAWQGAYAGIIPHRALTAMVNRRGSGWWAQAIRRSATVLVVEIGGSIAGYATLGRNRARELPQEGEIYELYLKPQCQGIGLGSQLFKAAQELLAARGLKGLVVWALEENENALSFYIGAGGRDVAEGVEVFDQKALRKVAFIWN from the coding sequence ATGAAGACGCTGACGATCGACATCCGCAAGGCAGAACCCCACGACGCAGACGCGATTGCCGAAGTGCATCACACTGCCTGGCAAGGAGCGTATGCGGGCATCATCCCTCATCGGGCGCTGACGGCGATGGTAAACCGGCGCGGTTCAGGCTGGTGGGCCCAGGCGATCCGTCGCTCGGCCACCGTTCTTGTTGTGGAGATCGGCGGGAGCATTGCCGGCTATGCCACGCTGGGTCGCAACCGCGCCCGCGAACTGCCTCAGGAGGGCGAGATCTACGAACTATACCTCAAGCCCCAATGCCAGGGCATCGGCTTGGGTAGCCAACTTTTCAAAGCCGCGCAGGAGTTGCTGGCGGCCCGAGGTCTGAAGGGGCTCGTCGTCTGGGCGCTCGAAGAAAACGAGAACGCGCTGTCCTTTTATATCGGCGCCGGCGGACGCGATGTCGCCGAGGGTGTTGAGGTTTTCGACCAGAAGGCGCTGCGCAAGGTTGCCTTCATCTGGAACTAG
- the fsa gene encoding fructose-6-phosphate aldolase, which yields MKFFVDTADVNEIRELNDLGLVDGVTTNPSLILKSGGKIAEVTKQICDIVSGPVSAEVAATEYSEMMKEANALAKIADNVCIKVPLTLDGLKACKAIRSDGRLVNVTLCFSANQALLAAKAGATFISPFVGRLDDMGIDGMDLISEIRTIYDNYGFQTEILAASIRTVNHVKQAALIGADVITAPPATLKALVKHPLTDKGLEQFLADWKKTGQTIG from the coding sequence ATGAAGTTTTTTGTCGACACCGCAGACGTGAATGAAATTCGCGAGCTGAATGATCTCGGTCTGGTTGACGGTGTAACCACCAACCCTTCGCTCATTCTCAAATCCGGCGGCAAGATTGCCGAGGTTACCAAGCAGATCTGCGATATTGTATCTGGCCCGGTTTCAGCTGAAGTTGCCGCGACCGAATATTCGGAGATGATGAAGGAAGCCAACGCGTTGGCCAAGATCGCAGACAATGTCTGCATCAAGGTTCCGCTGACACTTGACGGCCTCAAAGCCTGCAAGGCGATCCGCTCGGATGGCCGCCTCGTCAATGTCACATTGTGCTTCTCTGCCAATCAGGCACTTCTGGCTGCCAAGGCTGGCGCAACATTCATCTCGCCTTTTGTCGGGCGTCTTGATGATATGGGCATTGACGGTATGGACCTCATCTCAGAAATCCGCACCATCTATGACAATTATGGTTTTCAGACCGAAATCCTCGCGGCCTCGATCCGTACCGTCAATCATGTGAAGCAGGCAGCGCTCATTGGTGCTGATGTCATCACTGCACCTCCAGCCACGCTGAAGGCTCTGGTGAAGCATCCATTGACCGATAAGGGCCTTGAACAGTTCCTTGCCGACTGGAAAAAGACCGGCCAGACAATTGGCTGA
- a CDS encoding TPM domain-containing protein yields the protein MRAVALFVALTLFAPLAAFAAELPALTGRVVDNAGLIDTATKAELEAKLAAFQQKSSDQIVVATIPTLDGEPIENYANQLFRTWGLGQAGENNGTLLLVARDDRQMRIEVGYGLEGTLTDLHSSLIIRNTMVPAFRAGDFSGGISKAVDDIIMVLEGNAAELEARAKRNPQSSDEDIPLEVMLFFAIWATIFFGAFAMAILPRIFGQKLAPGRYRWLGMDFSYSNTRGAARRRGGVAGGLGGGWSSGSGGWSSGGGGFSGGGGSSGGGGASGGW from the coding sequence CTGCGCGCAGTGGCTCTGTTCGTCGCGCTCACACTCTTCGCGCCGCTCGCTGCCTTCGCAGCTGAACTGCCGGCGCTGACGGGTCGAGTCGTCGACAATGCCGGCTTGATCGATACCGCTACAAAGGCTGAACTTGAGGCAAAGCTTGCCGCGTTCCAGCAGAAATCATCCGACCAGATCGTCGTCGCCACGATACCTACGCTGGACGGTGAGCCCATAGAAAACTACGCCAATCAGTTGTTTCGAACCTGGGGTCTGGGCCAGGCAGGCGAGAACAATGGCACGCTTCTTCTGGTGGCGCGCGACGACCGCCAGATGCGCATCGAGGTGGGTTACGGATTGGAAGGAACGCTGACCGACCTGCATTCCAGCCTGATCATCCGCAATACCATGGTGCCTGCCTTTCGCGCCGGCGATTTTTCAGGCGGCATCTCCAAGGCCGTCGACGACATCATCATGGTATTGGAAGGCAACGCAGCCGAACTTGAGGCGCGCGCCAAGCGCAATCCCCAGTCCAGCGACGAGGATATCCCGCTCGAGGTGATGCTCTTCTTCGCCATCTGGGCGACAATCTTTTTTGGCGCCTTTGCAATGGCCATACTACCCCGGATCTTTGGCCAGAAACTCGCACCCGGCCGCTATCGCTGGCTAGGCATGGATTTTTCCTACAGCAACACCCGCGGTGCGGCGCGGCGCCGCGGCGGCGTTGCCGGTGGCCTGGGCGGTGGCTGGTCGTCGGGTAGCGGCGGCTGGTCGTCAGGCGGCGGCGGCTTTTCAGGCGGCGGCGGATCATCCGGCGGCGGCGGCGCATCGGGAGGCTGGTGA
- the ppa gene encoding inorganic diphosphatase — protein sequence MRIDAIAIGKNPPEDVNVIIEVPIGGEPIKYELDKESGTLFVDRFLHTSMRYPGNYGFIPHTLSGDGDPVDVLVCNTRALVPGCVINVRPIGVLIMEDNSGEDEKIIAVPSPSMTLRYKDVTEFTHLPEITREQVEHFFGHYKDLEPGKWVKIGGWKDSTTAKRMILEGIERAKKA from the coding sequence ATGCGCATAGATGCCATCGCCATCGGCAAAAACCCACCTGAAGATGTCAACGTAATCATCGAGGTTCCCATTGGCGGCGAGCCGATCAAGTATGAGCTCGACAAAGAGTCCGGCACCTTGTTCGTAGATCGCTTCCTGCACACTTCAATGCGCTATCCCGGCAATTACGGCTTCATCCCGCACACGCTTTCGGGTGATGGCGATCCTGTCGATGTGCTGGTGTGCAACACCCGTGCGCTTGTGCCAGGCTGCGTGATCAATGTCCGCCCGATCGGCGTTCTGATCATGGAAGACAATTCCGGCGAAGACGAAAAGATCATCGCTGTTCCCTCGCCAAGCATGACGCTGCGCTACAAGGATGTGACCGAATTCACGCATCTGCCCGAGATCACGCGCGAGCAGGTTGAGCACTTCTTTGGCCACTACAAGGATCTGGAGCCAGGAAAATGGGTCAAGATCGGTGGCTGGAAAGACAGCACCACCGCAAAGCGCATGATCCTCGAAGGTATCGAACGCGCCAAAAAGGCTTGA